One genomic region from Xylocopa sonorina isolate GNS202 chromosome 8, iyXylSono1_principal, whole genome shotgun sequence encodes:
- the LOC143426086 gene encoding polypeptide N-acetylgalactosaminyltransferase 1, with translation MWPRLRRRAWSVVLTIVLLMGIYFVWSWKRRDNENPRNDYVSLRLLDNQRDYIDHKGVHVVVGHYIGDSVDPMKTPNITKELINKNMFDPRPFEGRNGNPVVVPSKDFYKMQQLFQINRFNLMASDRIPLNRSLPDVRRKGCITRYATLGKLPRTSVIIVFHNEAWSTLLRTVYSVINRSPRHLLEEIILVDDDSDRDFLKDALDEHARNLKVPTKVLRSGKRIGLVNARLLGANEAKGEVLTFLDAHCECTVGWLEPLLEAVSKNRTRVVSPVIDIINDDTFSYTRSFELHWGAFNWDLHFRWLTLNGRLLRERRENIIEPFKTPTMAGGLFSMNREYFFELGSYDDQMKIWGGENLELSFRVWQCGGSVEIAPCSHVGHLFRKSSPYTFPGGVGEILYGNIVRVALVWMDEWANFYFKFNTEASRLRDKQPVRSRLELRKKLQCKDFGWYLDNVWPEHFFPKDDRFFGRIMHISSNRCIMRPTSKGTYSQPSGYAILHSCLPRPILSQMFVMTKDGIIMTDESVCLDAPEHDTQHKTPKVKILACNGQSRQKWQYDEHAKTLLHLSTGMCLESNDDEGPVIASCTKNIEQKWLLESVPWK, from the exons ATGTGGCCGCGACTGAGAAGACGCGCGTGGTCCGTTGTGCTTACGATTGTTTTATTAATGGGGATATACTTCGTCTGGTCATGGAAGAGACGGGACAACGAAAATCCTCGCAACGATTACGTCTCACTACG GCTTTTGGATAATCAAAGAGATTACATAGATCATAAAGGAGTGCACGTAGTAGTTGGCCATTATATCGGTGACTCCGTAGATCCTATGAAAACTCCGAACATTACGAAAG AGCTTATCAATAAGAATATGTTCGATCCACGACCGTTCGAGGGGAGAAATGGGAATCCGGTTGTTGTGCCGTCGAAAGATTTCTACAAAATGCAACAGCTCTTCCAAATCAATCGCTTCAACTTGATGGCCAGCGATAGAATACCGTTAAATCGATCGCTACCGGATGTTCGAAGGAAAGG GTGTATAACACGATACGCGACGTTGGGTAAATTACCGAGAACGTCGGTAATTATTGTTTTCCATAATGAAGCTTGGAGTACATTGCTCAGAACCGTGTACAGCGTAATCAATAGATCGCCGAGGCATTTGTTGGAAGAAATAATTCTCGTTGACGATGATAGCGACAGGG ATTTCTTAAAAGACGCGCTAGATGAACACGCGAGAAATTTAAAAGTTCCCACTAAAGTTCTTCGATCCGGGAAGCGCATAGGTCtggtgaatgcgagacttctcgGTGCTAATGAAGCGAAAGGTGAAGTTCTCACATTTCTCGACGCACACTGCGAATGCACGGTTG GTTGGTTGGAACCGTTACTCGAAGCAGTTTCCAAGAATCGAACTAGGGTAGTGTCACCCGTTATTGATATAATAAATGACGATACTTTTAGTTATACTCG ATCATTCGAGTTGCACTGGGGAGCGTTTAACTGGGACCTCCACTTTCGCTGGCTAACGTTAAACGGTCGATTATTGAGAGAAAGACGGGAGAACATCATCGAACCGTTTAAAACACCGACCATGGCCGGTGGTCTATTTTCTATGAATCGAGAGTATTTCTTCGAGCTGGGTAGTTACGACGATCAGATGAAAATCTGGGGTGGCGAGAATTTGGAATTGTCGTTCCGAGTGTGGCAGTGTGGCGGTAGCGTTGAGATCGCTCCGTGTTCTCACGTAGGGCATCTTTTCCGAAAATCGTCACCGTACACGTTCCCAGGTGGTGTCGGAGAGATTCTATACGGAAATATCGTTAGAGTAGCTCTAGTATGGATGGACGAATGGGCAAACTTTTATTTTAAGTTTAACACAG AGGCATCTAGATTAAGAGACAAGCAACCAGTTCGCTCCAGGCTGGAATTACGTAAAAAATTGCAGTGTAAGGACTTTGGTTGGTATTTGGACAACGTATGGCCGGAACATTTTTTTCCGAAAGATGATCGCTTTTTCGGACGG ATTATGCATATTTCATCGAACCGATGCATTATGCGACCAACCTCGAAAGGGACGTATTCGCAACCCTCGGGATACGCGATCCTTCATTCGTGCTTACCACGGCCGATACTTAGTCAAATGTTCGTGATGACAAAAGATGGAATCATAATGACCGACGAGAGCGTGTGCTTGGATGCACCTGAGCACGATACGCAACACAAGACACCAAAGGTTAAGATATTGGCGTGCAATGGTCAGAGTAGACAGAAATGGCAATACGACGAACAC GCGAAAACACTGCTACACTTATCTACCGGAATGTGCCTAGAATCAAACGACGACGAAGGTCCTGTGATAGCGAGTTGTACAAAAAACATCGAACAGAAATGGTTATTGGAATCAGTACCTTGGAAATAA